The Chitinophaga sp. H8 genome contains a region encoding:
- a CDS encoding DUF6443 domain-containing protein: MRKKNSTVIKITFSITLILTLNCVVAQIPGTTVRPTATPINAPGTYETTTINYIRTWAPAVPTADTAYVISPARVVAEVQQSTQYLDGLGRLVQTVSKGLSAGGNDLVVPVAYDFFGRQEAKYLPYTTTGVSDGSFKTAPFNAQAAFYQSQLPGERIYYNRIDYEASPLNRIIKNYAPGNSWAKNDPNGIEKGGNRPIETQYLVNKTSDSVRIWSLNIGDVKPVNSNGSVYDAGQLYKQTTIDEVGNQVIEYSDKNGRMVLKKVQFSVSPGSGHMGWLCSYYVYDELGLLRFVITPRAVEAIMVNNWSINDMIAGELCFIYRFDGRRRMIVKKVPGADSTEMVYDVRDRLAFIRDGNMKGKNWQATFYDSLNRPVMTALYKNATATRESLQTTMSGIAGSSSKNITYNFPAPADMLLDTYDGKPLYQATNSISLVSGFETGIGAETSLEINPAATSGSSIIAATVTPTNISVDSLTPLTYTYYDGYTFSGAQSYANGDITKPQADGSPSAESLPATSSTMVKGLVTGTKVRVLGTNQWLTTTNHYNDKGRLIQVQANNVNGGLDVTTNLYDFNGKVLSTYLRHKNLRSSLSPQTTVLTMLHYDAAGRLTSVKKRLNDASPLLDKTIVANTYNELGQMKTKRLGVTPTGQLETLTYDYNIQGWLTGMNKAFASTPGSISNWFGQTLAYDSGFTVLQYNGNIAGSTWKSRSDGISRAYGYGYDKVNRLLAANFKQQNNNSPNWTSDQKDFSVSNLNYDANGNIQTMNQMGMVGVGAPRPIDKLVYTYGKSGNAYTNKLSAVVDTCNTAGAKLGDFINGTNSGDDYDYDANGNLKYDLNKNITTITYNHMNLPDNIVITGKGSIKYLYDARGTKLRKVITDNTATPAKTTTTDYIGGMVYQNDTLQFVGHEEGRIRPVFKTGRDPQYPFDYFVKDHLGNIRMVLTDKPDSTFYAATMEKPAAAMETAMFSNIDNTRADKPVGYPADESAGKNASVAKLTATGSGKKIGPSIVLRVMAGDTIQLSAKAFYKSEGPAAQKSPLAITESMVADLVQAFGGSSRESRSTHGVSSEDQLTPFNSNFYNNDYQRLKEKEPDQPDANRPKAYLNFVLFDDDFKLVEENSGVKQVKEEPDQLQTLGQDKMVIQKSGFLYAYTSNESIQPVYFDNILLGVNTGPLLEETHYYPFGLTMAGISSNALKGTNYPENRKKYNGNELQSKEFSDGSGLEWYDFNARTYDQQIGRFMQIDPLIESGEQETISPYHFAKNNPVKYNDPDGKCPNCLVGGIVGFFVDAVLQVSVSVSRTIAKGDPVTPASIWNDFSGAQSAAATAVGALTSGLSAVEQVGVSLAVKTVAAQGAISIWRQQAQNGSVNPTELVIDALPIPEGPAKKIVNTRPAEKAVRQAENALNATTSRIPQRKINAVNQAKATLERQGEINTAYDLTGEAAKGAAGRTAINETRIAAENTTTEGSGSIPLNSVPAPPADNTRIVIKPPY, encoded by the coding sequence ATGCGAAAAAAAAATTCCACGGTTATTAAGATAACCTTTTCTATAACATTGATATTAACACTTAATTGTGTCGTTGCACAGATTCCCGGTACCACAGTTCGCCCCACGGCAACTCCAATAAATGCACCCGGAACATATGAAACTACAACTATTAACTATATCAGAACATGGGCTCCGGCAGTACCGACTGCAGATACAGCTTATGTGATATCGCCGGCCAGAGTAGTTGCAGAAGTCCAGCAATCCACTCAATACCTTGATGGGCTTGGACGTTTGGTACAAACAGTATCCAAGGGATTAAGTGCTGGTGGAAATGATTTGGTAGTACCCGTTGCATATGATTTTTTTGGTCGGCAGGAAGCTAAATATTTACCTTATACCACTACTGGTGTGAGTGATGGCAGCTTTAAAACAGCCCCATTTAATGCTCAGGCAGCATTTTACCAGTCCCAATTACCAGGCGAACGCATATACTATAACCGGATTGACTATGAAGCATCTCCGCTTAATCGTATCATTAAAAATTATGCCCCTGGTAATAGTTGGGCAAAGAATGATCCCAATGGTATAGAAAAAGGTGGAAACCGACCGATCGAAACCCAATATTTAGTCAATAAAACATCTGATTCAGTCAGGATTTGGAGTCTCAATATTGGGGATGTAAAGCCTGTCAACAGCAATGGAAGCGTCTATGATGCGGGTCAATTATATAAACAGACCACAATAGATGAAGTAGGAAATCAAGTAATAGAATATTCTGATAAAAACGGCCGGATGGTGCTAAAAAAAGTGCAATTTTCTGTATCTCCTGGGTCTGGCCATATGGGATGGCTGTGTTCTTATTATGTTTATGATGAACTGGGGCTTCTGCGATTCGTTATTACTCCTAGGGCAGTTGAGGCAATTATGGTAAATAATTGGTCAATCAATGATATGATAGCCGGGGAACTTTGTTTTATTTACCGGTTTGACGGTCGACGAAGGATGATAGTAAAAAAAGTACCGGGAGCAGATTCCACCGAAATGGTATATGATGTACGGGACAGACTGGCGTTTATCAGGGATGGAAATATGAAGGGAAAAAATTGGCAGGCTACTTTTTATGATAGCCTTAACCGACCGGTGATGACGGCGTTATACAAAAATGCTACCGCTACGCGTGAATCATTGCAGACTACGATGAGTGGTATTGCAGGTAGCAGCAGCAAGAATATTACCTACAATTTTCCGGCACCGGCTGATATGCTGTTAGATACTTACGATGGTAAGCCGCTGTATCAGGCCACTAATAGCATCTCTTTAGTGAGTGGGTTTGAAACTGGGATCGGGGCTGAGACATCCCTGGAGATCAATCCGGCGGCTACCAGTGGTAGCAGTATCATTGCAGCTACGGTTACGCCGACGAACATTTCTGTCGATTCGCTGACGCCACTGACTTATACTTATTACGATGGGTATACTTTCAGTGGTGCGCAGTCATATGCGAATGGTGATATTACAAAACCCCAGGCTGATGGTAGTCCCAGTGCAGAAAGTTTACCAGCTACAAGCAGCACCATGGTGAAAGGGTTGGTAACCGGCACCAAAGTAAGGGTGCTGGGTACCAATCAATGGCTAACGACCACCAACCACTATAATGATAAAGGCCGGCTAATCCAGGTGCAGGCAAATAATGTAAACGGTGGTTTGGATGTTACTACCAACCTGTATGATTTTAATGGGAAAGTGCTCAGCACCTACCTGCGACATAAAAACCTTCGCAGCAGCCTTTCTCCGCAAACCACTGTGTTAACAATGTTGCACTATGATGCAGCCGGAAGGCTTACCAGCGTTAAAAAGCGACTCAATGATGCTAGCCCACTTCTGGATAAAACCATTGTTGCCAATACCTACAATGAGTTGGGGCAGATGAAAACAAAGCGTTTAGGCGTTACACCAACTGGTCAGCTGGAAACGCTAACCTATGATTACAATATCCAGGGCTGGCTCACCGGAATGAACAAGGCTTTTGCAAGTACGCCGGGTAGTATCTCGAACTGGTTTGGACAAACACTGGCCTATGATTCAGGATTTACTGTCCTCCAGTATAATGGCAACATTGCCGGCAGTACCTGGAAGAGTAGGAGTGATGGTATATCCAGGGCATATGGTTATGGCTATGATAAGGTTAACCGCTTGCTTGCTGCCAATTTCAAACAGCAAAACAACAATAGCCCTAACTGGACCTCGGACCAAAAAGATTTTTCAGTAAGTAATTTAAATTATGATGCTAATGGTAATATCCAAACGATGAACCAGATGGGTATGGTAGGCGTGGGCGCTCCCAGACCAATTGACAAACTTGTCTATACTTATGGAAAAAGTGGAAATGCTTATACTAACAAACTGAGTGCAGTAGTTGATACCTGCAATACCGCCGGTGCCAAACTGGGAGACTTTATCAATGGTACCAACTCGGGGGATGACTACGACTATGATGCTAATGGGAACCTCAAATATGACCTGAATAAGAACATCACCACCATTACCTACAATCATATGAACCTACCCGACAACATTGTGATTACCGGAAAAGGTAGCATAAAATACCTGTATGATGCCCGGGGAACTAAACTGAGAAAGGTCATTACCGACAATACAGCTACCCCAGCGAAAACAACCACTACAGACTACATAGGTGGGATGGTATATCAGAATGATACCTTACAATTTGTGGGGCATGAAGAAGGGCGGATACGGCCAGTATTTAAAACCGGCCGGGACCCTCAGTATCCATTTGACTATTTTGTGAAGGACCACCTGGGAAATATACGCATGGTGCTTACAGATAAACCTGACTCTACCTTTTATGCTGCTACGATGGAGAAGCCTGCTGCTGCTATGGAAACTGCAATGTTTAGCAATATTGATAACACCCGTGCAGATAAACCGGTAGGTTATCCGGCAGATGAAAGTGCTGGTAAGAATGCTTCGGTGGCCAAACTCACGGCCACGGGTAGTGGCAAGAAGATTGGCCCTTCCATTGTACTGCGTGTAATGGCTGGTGATACTATTCAACTCAGTGCAAAAGCATTTTATAAATCAGAGGGACCCGCCGCCCAAAAATCTCCACTCGCCATCACTGAGAGTATGGTGGCAGACCTGGTACAGGCCTTTGGTGGAAGTAGTCGTGAGAGTAGAAGTACGCATGGTGTGTCATCAGAAGATCAGCTAACGCCATTTAACAGTAACTTTTACAATAATGATTACCAGCGGCTGAAGGAGAAAGAACCTGATCAACCCGATGCCAACCGGCCCAAAGCTTATCTTAATTTTGTACTTTTCGACGATGATTTTAAATTAGTGGAAGAGAATAGTGGGGTGAAACAGGTGAAAGAGGAGCCCGATCAGCTACAGACGCTGGGGCAGGATAAAATGGTGATTCAGAAATCAGGTTTTCTGTATGCTTACACCAGTAATGAAAGTATACAGCCGGTGTACTTTGATAACATTCTTCTGGGGGTTAATACCGGACCACTGTTGGAGGAAACGCATTATTATCCATTTGGATTGACTATGGCGGGGATTAGTTCGAACGCATTGAAGGGGACTAACTATCCTGAGAATCGAAAGAAATATAACGGAAATGAACTACAGTCGAAAGAGTTCAGTGATGGGAGTGGATTAGAGTGGTATGATTTTAATGCAAGGACTTATGATCAACAAATAGGACGGTTTATGCAAATAGACCCGCTTATTGAAAGTGGAGAGCAGGAAACAATTAGTCCTTATCACTTTGCTAAAAATAATCCGGTAAAGTATAATGACCCGGACGGCAAATGTCCAAACTGCCTCGTTGGTGGCATTGTTGGTTTTTTTGTTGATGCTGTATTACAAGTGTCGGTATCTGTATCAAGAACAATTGCAAAAGGGGATCCTGTAACCCCTGCTTCAATTTGGAATGACTTCAGCGGTGCCCAATCGGCCGCAGCAACGGCTGTGGGGGCTTTAACAAGTGGACTATCAGCAGTAGAACAAGTAGGAGTGTCTCTTGCGGTTAAAACAGTTGCGGCTCAGGGAGCTATCAGTATTTGGAGGCAACAGGCCCAGAACGGATCTGTGAACCCAACTGAATTAGTCATTGATGCGTTGCCGATACCTGAGGGGCCGGCAAAAAAAATAGTAAATACCCGCCCAGCAGAAAAAGCGGTAAGGCAGGCAGAAAATGCGCTGAATGCTACAACCAGTAGAATACCTCAACGGAAGATTAATGCTGTTAATCAGGCCAAAGCTACCTTAGAAAGGCAGGGCGAAATAAATACAGCTTATGATTTAACCGGAGAAGCAGCGAAAGGAGCTGCAGGCAGGACTGCTATTAATGAAACAAGGATAGCAGCAGAGAATACTACTACCGAGGGAAGTGGTTCGATTCCATTGAATTCAGTACCCGCTCCTCCTGCTGATAATACAAGAATCGTGATTAAGCCACCTTATTAA
- a CDS encoding tetratricopeptide repeat-containing sensor histidine kinase → MQSIYLATDIKAKIQALQPLLAFHATHGTTDSVIMYAQQLIGSLNQSDFPAVDKDSSLVSLYLTLANAYSNGGLYDEALRYYIQGISIAESLDNKIAINDNKMGIANVYAARNENDKAIAVYNDLLNTDQDERLRHLVYERLGIIFLEQKDLPQAKQYTEKALAYFQQQHQEKKELQTKLTLGIIAELNQQVEEAYTIYNEVKNNAEQHQFFDLYINAGQRMGDLLIGRKDYDNAKVLLSLVYTNALQWNDLEAQLKVLNSLRNLHAVTGDYKNAYALMTQYMGISRDVLNRQNKKEINELEIKYQTAQKEKEILNKENQLNHQETVKYSLLIGFLIILLPIIGLLYMYYQKLQAQSKLNATMEEMNRQKIATLLKDKELELLKASVSGQEKERQRIAGELHDSIGGNLAAIKLQLSNQVGVNRLETIIRQVDDTYHQVRDLSHDLVPQKFSNIGFTELISGYIRQFNTPGNAIITFHAFPGEEIDRIGTSLKVEIYKIIQELITNAQKHGQASKVEIQLTRLDDMLKLQFEDDGKGFSMETVKFGIGFQNIHERLKLFDGICIINSFPSKGTVIDIEIPLNQKYYEA, encoded by the coding sequence TTGCAGAGCATATATCTTGCCACCGATATCAAAGCGAAAATACAGGCCTTACAGCCTCTTTTGGCTTTCCATGCAACCCATGGCACCACGGATTCCGTGATCATGTATGCACAACAGCTTATTGGCAGTCTGAACCAAAGTGATTTTCCAGCTGTTGATAAAGATTCCTCCCTCGTCTCCCTTTATCTTACACTGGCCAATGCTTACAGTAATGGAGGGCTGTACGACGAAGCTTTGCGTTATTACATTCAGGGCATCAGTATTGCGGAATCTCTCGACAACAAAATCGCCATTAATGACAACAAAATGGGGATAGCCAACGTATATGCTGCCCGCAACGAAAATGACAAAGCTATAGCTGTATATAATGACCTGTTGAATACGGACCAGGACGAACGACTGAGACATTTGGTGTATGAGCGGCTGGGTATTATTTTTCTCGAACAGAAAGACCTGCCTCAGGCGAAACAATACACTGAAAAAGCACTGGCTTATTTCCAACAACAGCACCAGGAGAAAAAAGAACTGCAGACGAAACTCACACTCGGTATCATCGCGGAATTAAACCAGCAGGTTGAGGAGGCATATACTATTTACAATGAAGTGAAAAACAATGCGGAGCAGCATCAGTTTTTTGACCTGTATATCAATGCAGGACAGCGGATGGGCGACCTGCTGATTGGCCGGAAGGATTATGATAATGCAAAAGTTTTGCTGTCCCTCGTATACACTAACGCGCTGCAATGGAACGACCTGGAAGCACAGCTGAAAGTGCTGAACAGTCTTCGTAACCTGCACGCGGTAACAGGCGATTATAAAAATGCTTATGCACTCATGACACAATACATGGGTATTTCCAGAGACGTGCTGAACAGACAGAATAAAAAAGAGATCAACGAACTCGAAATAAAATACCAAACGGCCCAGAAGGAAAAGGAAATACTGAATAAAGAGAACCAATTAAATCATCAAGAAACGGTGAAATACAGTCTGCTGATCGGGTTCCTTATCATCCTGCTGCCAATCATAGGTTTGCTGTATATGTATTATCAGAAATTGCAGGCTCAAAGCAAACTAAATGCTACTATGGAAGAAATGAACCGGCAAAAAATCGCAACGCTGCTGAAAGATAAAGAACTGGAGCTGCTTAAAGCCTCTGTTAGCGGCCAGGAAAAAGAGCGGCAACGGATTGCGGGTGAACTTCACGACAGCATCGGTGGCAACCTCGCCGCTATCAAACTCCAACTCTCTAACCAGGTCGGCGTGAACAGGTTGGAAACGATTATCCGGCAGGTAGACGATACTTACCACCAAGTACGTGATCTTTCCCATGATCTTGTTCCGCAAAAATTCAGCAACATAGGCTTTACAGAGCTCATTTCAGGCTATATAAGGCAATTTAACACGCCTGGTAATGCCATCATCACTTTCCATGCCTTTCCTGGTGAAGAAATTGACCGAATTGGTACTTCACTGAAAGTGGAGATCTATAAAATTATCCAGGAATTGATCACCAACGCCCAGAAACACGGCCAGGCTTCAAAAGTTGAAATACAACTGACCCGGCTGGATGACATGCTAAAGTTGCAGTTTGAAGATGATGGCAAGGGGTTTTCTATGGAAACAGTGAAATTTGGCATCGGATTTCAGAATATTCATGAGCGGTTGAAATTATTCGATGGCATATGTATCATCAACTCTTTCCCTTCGAAAGGCACGGTAATTGACATAGAAATACCCTTAAATCAGAAATATTATGAAGCATAA
- a CDS encoding NAD(P)H-binding protein, which yields MKIIITGSLGNISQPLAKTLLLVGHQITIISSNAAKAEAIKTLGAIPAIGSLEDVGFLTNTFAGADAVYTMVPPNLTTNDFREYAVGIANSYATALQQSGVKRIVNLSSIGAHLENGTGPITGIHDVEVILNSIPGIAVKHIRAPFFYYNFFNNIDMIKHMDIIGNNYPADTRIVLIHPEEIAATIATELQQSFTGKGVRYIYSDDRTAAEVAQVLGAAIGKPGLPWAPFEDEQIWQVLVQNGMSAEMGHRFVELGVALRTNILWEDFDRNKPVVKSGVALEDFAAEFADRYQGKTVAV from the coding sequence ATGAAAATTATTATCACCGGATCATTAGGGAATATCAGCCAGCCACTTGCAAAAACACTGCTGTTAGTCGGTCACCAGATTACTATTATCAGCAGTAATGCTGCAAAGGCGGAGGCGATTAAAACACTCGGGGCTATTCCGGCCATTGGTTCGCTGGAAGATGTCGGCTTTCTGACAAATACCTTTGCCGGGGCAGATGCAGTATATACGATGGTACCTCCAAATCTTACCACTAACGATTTCAGGGAATACGCTGTTGGCATAGCAAACAGCTATGCCACTGCATTACAGCAGTCGGGGGTAAAAAGGATCGTTAATCTGAGCAGTATTGGTGCGCACCTGGAAAACGGGACAGGTCCTATTACGGGCATTCATGATGTGGAAGTCATTCTCAATAGTATACCCGGGATCGCAGTTAAACATATAAGGGCACCGTTCTTTTACTACAACTTCTTCAATAATATCGATATGATTAAACACATGGATATTATAGGCAACAATTACCCGGCAGATACCAGGATCGTACTGATACACCCGGAAGAAATTGCAGCCACAATAGCAACAGAATTACAGCAATCATTCACCGGAAAGGGCGTACGGTATATTTACAGTGATGATCGTACCGCTGCTGAAGTAGCACAGGTATTAGGAGCTGCTATTGGCAAGCCCGGATTGCCATGGGCACCATTTGAAGATGAGCAGATATGGCAGGTACTGGTTCAAAATGGCATGTCGGCAGAAATGGGACATAGATTTGTGGAACTGGGAGTTGCACTCAGAACGAACATTCTTTGGGAAGACTTTGATCGTAATAAGCCAGTAGTAAAAAGCGGAGTAGCACTGGAAGACTTTGCTGCTGAATTTGCTGATAGGTATCAGGGTAAGACAGTTGCCGTGTAG
- a CDS encoding TlpA disulfide reductase family protein, translated as MRKLFSVLIMIGCASGAVAQPQLVIKGTVKGDLKGHNKVYVLGDGIKKDSVEIKNGRFTISMPWVKDAPPSIRAEYETTLKPIPPAFAIVADRPGTIYFDVTDLTQGLRSGKIRGNRSVIAFQDFEKGREQVRVEVSAIINERFPDKNQRDSARNVAFQELIQQRLIAYIGSFVEANADAYIGTFILGRYQSVLSAQELERLYNKLGPLQKRSPTGAEVEARLIGFKRAVPGFEVVDFTLNTPEEQPVTFSSLRGKYVLIDFWSSWCGPCKASFPYMKELYQKYRSDKFEILGISIDENKTAWLKELEKQQLPWPQVLDTKNVSVNSFAVTAVPTGYLISPEGKIIMKQVGFGEEGDGEIEKKLKELFGL; from the coding sequence ATGCGAAAGTTATTTTCAGTCTTAATAATGATTGGGTGCGCCTCCGGCGCGGTAGCCCAACCGCAGCTTGTTATCAAAGGTACCGTGAAAGGAGACCTGAAAGGACATAATAAAGTATATGTATTGGGAGATGGTATAAAAAAGGATTCTGTTGAAATAAAAAATGGCCGTTTTACGATCAGTATGCCCTGGGTAAAAGATGCGCCCCCTTCCATCCGTGCTGAGTATGAAACCACATTGAAGCCAATTCCTCCGGCATTTGCTATAGTGGCAGATCGCCCTGGTACTATTTATTTCGATGTTACAGATTTAACCCAGGGGCTTCGGTCCGGAAAGATCCGTGGTAACCGTTCGGTGATTGCTTTTCAGGATTTTGAAAAAGGAAGGGAACAGGTAAGGGTAGAAGTAAGTGCTATCATAAATGAACGTTTTCCTGATAAAAACCAACGCGATTCGGCCAGAAATGTGGCTTTCCAGGAATTGATACAGCAGCGGCTGATTGCATATATCGGCAGCTTTGTGGAAGCTAATGCAGATGCTTACATAGGTACATTTATACTCGGCCGTTATCAATCTGTTTTGTCAGCACAGGAGCTGGAAAGGCTTTATAACAAACTGGGTCCTCTTCAAAAGCGTTCCCCTACCGGTGCTGAAGTTGAAGCCCGTTTGATCGGCTTTAAACGTGCTGTACCTGGTTTCGAAGTGGTAGATTTTACACTGAATACGCCGGAAGAACAGCCTGTTACCTTCAGTAGCCTTCGTGGTAAATATGTGCTGATTGATTTCTGGTCCAGCTGGTGCGGGCCCTGCAAAGCCTCATTCCCATATATGAAGGAGCTATATCAGAAGTATCGTAGTGATAAATTCGAGATCCTGGGTATTTCCATTGATGAGAATAAGACAGCCTGGCTGAAGGAACTGGAAAAACAACAGCTGCCCTGGCCACAGGTACTGGATACAAAAAATGTGTCTGTAAACAGCTTTGCAGTAACCGCAGTGCCTACAGGTTATCTGATCAGTCCGGAAGGAAAAATAATCATGAAGCAGGTGGGATTTGGTGAAGAGGGGGATGGAGAAATAGAGAAAAAGTTAAAAGAGTTATTTGGATTATAG
- a CDS encoding response regulator transcription factor yields the protein MKHNIILADDHKLFLEGVVRLIAQDKDLHVLYYAHNGKLVMNYLDQHPGEQVDLVITDISMPDMDGITLNNYIKEKRPEISTLVVSMHTDSNMIDALIQNNVDGFLSKNADSDELLEAVKMILKGGKYFSEAVKQEYLKSVFNKEKETLEMLTSREKDVLKLIAEEYTTQEIADKLFLSKHTIESYRKTLILKLKVRNLAGLTRYAVKLGLLS from the coding sequence ATGAAGCATAATATTATTCTTGCAGACGATCATAAATTGTTCCTGGAAGGTGTTGTCAGGCTGATAGCACAAGACAAGGATCTCCACGTACTCTATTATGCTCATAATGGTAAACTGGTCATGAACTATCTCGATCAGCACCCGGGTGAGCAGGTTGATCTTGTTATCACCGACATCAGTATGCCGGATATGGACGGCATCACGCTGAATAATTATATCAAGGAAAAAAGACCAGAGATCAGCACCCTGGTGGTAAGTATGCATACCGACAGTAATATGATTGATGCGCTTATTCAAAATAATGTAGACGGTTTTTTATCGAAAAACGCGGATTCAGACGAATTACTGGAAGCCGTAAAAATGATCCTCAAAGGGGGGAAATACTTTTCAGAGGCCGTGAAACAGGAATATCTCAAAAGCGTTTTTAACAAAGAAAAAGAAACCCTTGAAATGCTTACTTCCCGCGAAAAGGATGTATTGAAACTGATTGCGGAAGAATACACCACCCAGGAAATCGCCGACAAGCTCTTTCTTAGCAAACATACTATTGAAAGTTACCGTAAAACCCTCATCCTAAAGTTAAAAGTGCGCAACCTGGCGGGTCTCACCAGGTACGCAGTCAAATTAGGTCTCCTCAGCTAA
- a CDS encoding RagB/SusD family nutrient uptake outer membrane protein has product MTNKKYIISFAALFLMSSCQRFLDVKPKGKLIPSSVADYDHLLDNTSTVELNFLDGNKGSMLAGLGDNIEVTEGQGKVGFLLSSHPNVERYYAYIFRQPYKNPNLDDDFWSAGSQGMYPQISYFNNVIAGIRGIGQKTPEEESLGKTSVAQALVARAWCYFNANMIFGPVYKPGTDNSTKTIPYVVDIDINKPIPDLSTSEEVATRVLKELHEALPDLPVRSTWPSRANKASGYAMLAYYHLFTQKYDSVVHYASLAWTAAGSPANVLYDYNKFKLADPARPLTSLLLTSQDANLSLVNSREILFYRATEREAGFSLSYPSAELIALFDQANDLRFSFFYLNSPGYKTTQGGGYDDGMRTLSYRFRKTKMTDGFSWPEVLLMRAEGYARMNRLDLAIADLNTLRQYRLKTGTPGLTAGTQDEVIQWVLEERRRELPIGGFKRFLDLKRFTLDKGKPWSKSEIVHKIAGQSYKGTIDSKDFIVPISNVVLKHNPNWGIPLETRPY; this is encoded by the coding sequence ATGACCAATAAAAAATATATTATATCCTTTGCGGCGCTTTTCCTGATGAGCTCCTGTCAACGGTTCCTCGATGTGAAGCCTAAAGGAAAGCTGATCCCATCATCAGTAGCAGATTACGATCATCTGCTGGATAATACAAGTACGGTAGAACTCAATTTCCTGGATGGAAACAAAGGCTCAATGCTTGCCGGGCTTGGAGATAACATTGAAGTGACGGAAGGACAGGGTAAAGTAGGTTTCCTGCTTAGCAGTCATCCGAATGTGGAACGTTATTATGCCTATATCTTTCGCCAGCCTTATAAAAATCCTAACCTTGATGACGATTTCTGGAGTGCAGGTTCACAGGGTATGTATCCCCAGATATCCTATTTTAATAATGTCATTGCAGGAATCCGGGGCATCGGTCAAAAAACACCGGAGGAAGAGAGCTTAGGCAAAACTTCGGTGGCCCAGGCACTCGTGGCCAGGGCATGGTGCTATTTCAATGCCAATATGATCTTTGGGCCGGTATACAAGCCTGGTACAGATAATTCCACCAAAACCATCCCGTATGTGGTGGATATTGATATCAATAAACCAATTCCCGATTTATCTACCTCGGAAGAAGTGGCTACGCGGGTGCTCAAAGAACTGCATGAAGCATTACCTGATCTTCCGGTAAGATCCACCTGGCCTTCCCGTGCCAATAAAGCCTCTGGCTATGCTATGCTGGCTTACTACCATCTGTTTACCCAAAAGTACGATAGTGTGGTACATTATGCCAGCCTGGCATGGACTGCTGCGGGTAGCCCGGCGAATGTGCTGTATGATTACAATAAATTCAAATTGGCGGACCCTGCAAGGCCGCTCACTTCACTGTTGCTTACTTCACAGGATGCTAACCTGAGTTTAGTAAATAGCCGGGAGATATTGTTCTACCGGGCCACAGAAAGGGAAGCTGGTTTTTCACTTTCGTATCCTTCTGCAGAACTGATCGCCTTGTTCGATCAGGCAAATGATCTCCGCTTCAGTTTTTTCTACCTCAATAGTCCCGGATACAAAACAACGCAAGGGGGTGGTTATGATGATGGTATGCGCACCCTGAGTTATCGTTTCCGGAAAACGAAGATGACCGATGGTTTCTCCTGGCCGGAAGTATTGCTCATGCGTGCAGAGGGATATGCCAGAATGAACAGACTCGACCTTGCGATTGCAGATCTTAATACACTTCGCCAATACCGGCTTAAAACCGGTACGCCCGGACTTACTGCCGGCACACAGGATGAAGTGATACAATGGGTGCTGGAAGAAAGAAGACGGGAGTTACCAATCGGTGGTTTCAAAAGGTTCCTCGATCTGAAACGCTTTACGCTCGACAAAGGCAAGCCCTGGTCCAAATCTGAGATCGTACACAAAATTGCCGGACAAAGTTATAAAGGCACCATCGACTCGAAAGATTTTATTGTGCCTATCAGTAATGTGGTGCTTAAGCATAACCCCAACTGGGGTATTCCGCTCGAAACCCGTCCTTATTAA
- a CDS encoding winged helix-turn-helix transcriptional regulator — translation MTTIKESSTIQENKQAALNECPITFVMEKIGGYWKPIILYQLLTGSKRYSEIRKAVPGITEKVLIQQLKQLESDQLLLRKALPVVPPYVTYELTDAGYTLRPILYEMAVWTFAQLGAGPGKSLDAFPPAKHS, via the coding sequence ATGACCACTATAAAAGAAAGTTCCACCATACAGGAAAACAAACAAGCAGCCCTTAATGAATGCCCTATTACTTTTGTAATGGAAAAGATAGGTGGATATTGGAAGCCAATTATACTCTATCAGCTGCTTACTGGCAGCAAGCGGTACAGTGAAATAAGAAAGGCCGTTCCTGGTATTACGGAGAAAGTGCTGATTCAGCAACTGAAACAACTGGAGTCAGACCAGCTATTATTACGCAAAGCGCTACCAGTAGTACCACCGTATGTTACCTATGAGCTAACGGATGCCGGGTATACGCTCAGGCCCATTCTGTATGAAATGGCAGTATGGACATTTGCGCAGCTTGGAGCAGGGCCCGGTAAAAGCCTAGACGCTTTCCCCCCTGCTAAACATTCGTAA